A window from Kwoniella pini CBS 10737 chromosome 1, complete sequence encodes these proteins:
- a CDS encoding 40S ribosomal protein uS7 yields the protein MALQTLPNDVAKVASEGSVKLFGKWDAEGVEVKDISLTDYINVNHAVYVPHTAGRYAKKQFAKGRMPIVERLVNALMMNGRNNGKKIMAVRIVQHAFEIIHLVTEQNPIQVLVDAVVNTGPREDSTRIGSQGTVRRQAVDVSPLRRVNQAVSLLTVGTRESAFKNSKSVSECLADELVNAAKGSSNSYAIKKKDELERVAKSNR from the exons ATGGCTCTTCAAACTTTACCAAACGATGTTGCTAAAGTAGCTTCAGAGGGTTCCGTTAAACTTTTCGGTAAATGGGATGCTGAGGG TGTTGAGGTTAAAGATATCTCTCTTACCGATTACATCAACGTCAACCACGCCGTCTACGTTC CTCACACCGCTGGTCGATATGCCAAAAAGCAATTCGCTAAAGGACGAATGCCCATCGTTGAGAGACTTGTTAACGC TCTCATGATGAACGGTAGAAACAATGGTAAAAAAATCATGGCTGTTAGAATTGTTCAACACgcttttgaaattattcatttaGTTACTGAACAAAACCCAATTCAAGTTTTAGTTGATGCTGTTGTTAACACTGGACCAAGAGAAGATTCAACTAGAATTGGATCTCAAGGTACAGTTAGAAGACAAGCTGTTGATGTTTCTCCATTAAGAAGAGTTAATCAAGCTGTTTCACTTTTAACTGTTGGTACAAGAGAATCTGCTTTCAAAAACTCAAAATCAGTTTCAGAATGTTTAGCAGATGAACTTGTTAATGCTGCTAAAGGTTCTTCAAACTCTTATGCTATCAAGAAAAAGGATGAACTTGAAAGAGTAGCTAAATCTAACCGATAA
- a CDS encoding 60S ribosomal protein uL14: MSLGLPVGAVMNCADNSGAKNLYVISVVGFGARLNRLPAAAAGDMVMASVKKGKPELRKKVMPAVICRQRKPWRRRDGIFLYFEDNAGVIVNAKGEMKGSAINGPVAKECADLWPRIASNAGTVV; encoded by the exons ATGTCCCTCGGTCTTCCCGTTGGAGCTGTTATGAACTGTGCCGATAACTCTGGTGCTAAGA ACCTTTACGTTATCTCCGTTGTTGGTTTCGGTGCTAGACTTAACAGACTTCCCGCTGCCGCTGCCGGTGATATGGTTATGGCTTCAGTTAAGAAAGGTAAACCTGAATTAAGAAAGAAGG TCATGCCCGCCGTTATCTGCCGACAACGAAAACCATGGAGACGAAGAGATGGTATTTTCCTTTACTTTGAAGATAACGCAGGTGTTATCGTAAATGCTAAAGGAGAAATGAAAGGTTCAGCTATTAATGGTCCAGTAGCTAAAGAATGTGCCGATTTATGGCCTCGTATCGCTTCCAACGCTGGTACCGTAGTTTAA